A window of the Bombus huntii isolate Logan2020A chromosome 8, iyBomHunt1.1, whole genome shotgun sequence genome harbors these coding sequences:
- the LOC126868576 gene encoding uncharacterized protein LOC126868576 isoform X1, whose protein sequence is MIRTNKKYLLVKRFFHWRGTTKNDVCCIIFEIRWSIDFETVEISLLVNSLHASTRGCVEMEHKGKYLTKESRKAKFRSSLDSHARSGTKMQASSMNLLAAGLSLFCFVHPLHGDPQGFYSTNYEPYNPAFHISDPVHRVAQFPERYDSSSTGKFLPRVAQYTSEATPEKDQFEKPLLLLSYSKGMTETVQPGVYNRYSDFGSDDREEKAKEDRINVEDEDKKSDLDEEAIIEKMRILDRLLSEDSGEKDFDTNVIGDKIISEESKRVVREVKNKKPGLFWSLAKITFEAISDTTSAIKEIATIINNSIAPDSATASTLMKESLKDADSSNMTNVNGTETTTSIPTTTPFVLTRQALQSLIRRNVLGLVKLFNIEWKDALNQSETNVKEFQRDLGNQIGSFFRDRRDT, encoded by the exons ATGATAAGAACAAACAAGAAATACCTATTGGTTAAACGGTTCTTTCATTGGCGCGGAACAACAAAGAACGATGTCTGTTGCATCATATTCGAAATTCGTTGGTCAATTGATTTCGAAACTGTCGAAATATCGCTGCTAGTGAATTCCCTGCACGCGTCAACTCGAGGTTGCGTCGAAATGGAGCACAAGGGGAAGTATCTAACCAAGGAGTCACGAAAAGCCAAATTCCGATCGTCGTTGGACAGTCACGCCCGATCTGGCACGAAG ATGCAGGCGTCGTCGATGAATTTATTGGCAGCCGGCTTATCGCTATTTTGCTTCGTGCATCCCCTCCATGGCGACCCTCAAGGATTCTATTCGACGAATTATGAGCCCTACAATCCTGCATTTCACATATCAGACCCGGTGCACCGTGTTGCACAATTTCCTGAACGATACGATTCTTCGAGCACTGGGAAATTTTTACCACGCGTGGCACAGTATACATCTGAGGCCACTCCAGAAAAAGATCAGTTTGAAAAACCTTTGCTCCTGCTGAGTTACTCTAAAGGAATGACAGAAACGGTGCAGCCAGGAGTATATAACAGGTATAGTGATTTTGGATCGGATGATCGTGAAGAGAAAGCGAAAGAAGATAGAATAAACGTTGAAGATGAAGATAAAAAGAGTGACTTGGATGAGGAGGCGATTATAGAAAAGATGAGGATTCTAGATCGACTGTTGTCTGAGGATTCAGGTGAAAAAGATTTTGATACGAATGTAATTGGAGACAAGATCATCTCGGAAGAATCGAAGAGGGTTGTCAGAGAAGTGAAGAATAAGAAGCCGGGATTGTTTTGGTCCTTGGCAAAAATCACGTTCGAG GCAATCAGCGACACGACATCAGCGATCAAGGAGATCGCCACCATCATCAATAACAGCATCGCTCCTGATTCGGCTACTGCTAGTACCCTAATGAAAGAATCCCTAAAGGATGCAGATTCATCGAACATGACCAACGTCAACGGAACAGAAACAACGACATCAATACCCACGACCACGCCCTTTGTCTTAACTAGACAAGCGCTACAGAGTTTAATCAGGCGAAACGTCTTGGGGCTCGTTAAACTCTTTAATATCGAATGGAAAGACGCATTAAAC CAATCGGAAACAAACGTGAAAGAGTTCCAGAGGGATCTAGGAAACCAAATAGGCAGTTTCTTTCGTGACAGAAGGGACACTTAA
- the LOC126868576 gene encoding uncharacterized protein LOC126868576 isoform X3 has product MQASSMNLLAAGLSLFCFVHPLHGDPQGFYSTNYEPYNPAFHISDPVHRVAQFPERYDSSSTGKFLPRVAQYTSEATPEKDQFEKPLLLLSYSKGMTETVQPGVYNRYSDFGSDDREEKAKEDRINVEDEDKKSDLDEEAIIEKMRILDRLLSEDSGEKDFDTNVIGDKIISEESKRVVREVKNKKPGLFWSLAKITFEAISDTTSAIKEIATIINNSIAPDSATASTLMKESLKDADSSNMTNVNGTETTTSIPTTTPFVLTRQALQSLIRRNVLGLVKLFNIEWKDALNQSETNVKEFQRDLGNQIGSFFRDRRDT; this is encoded by the exons ATGCAGGCGTCGTCGATGAATTTATTGGCAGCCGGCTTATCGCTATTTTGCTTCGTGCATCCCCTCCATGGCGACCCTCAAGGATTCTATTCGACGAATTATGAGCCCTACAATCCTGCATTTCACATATCAGACCCGGTGCACCGTGTTGCACAATTTCCTGAACGATACGATTCTTCGAGCACTGGGAAATTTTTACCACGCGTGGCACAGTATACATCTGAGGCCACTCCAGAAAAAGATCAGTTTGAAAAACCTTTGCTCCTGCTGAGTTACTCTAAAGGAATGACAGAAACGGTGCAGCCAGGAGTATATAACAGGTATAGTGATTTTGGATCGGATGATCGTGAAGAGAAAGCGAAAGAAGATAGAATAAACGTTGAAGATGAAGATAAAAAGAGTGACTTGGATGAGGAGGCGATTATAGAAAAGATGAGGATTCTAGATCGACTGTTGTCTGAGGATTCAGGTGAAAAAGATTTTGATACGAATGTAATTGGAGACAAGATCATCTCGGAAGAATCGAAGAGGGTTGTCAGAGAAGTGAAGAATAAGAAGCCGGGATTGTTTTGGTCCTTGGCAAAAATCACGTTCGAG GCAATCAGCGACACGACATCAGCGATCAAGGAGATCGCCACCATCATCAATAACAGCATCGCTCCTGATTCGGCTACTGCTAGTACCCTAATGAAAGAATCCCTAAAGGATGCAGATTCATCGAACATGACCAACGTCAACGGAACAGAAACAACGACATCAATACCCACGACCACGCCCTTTGTCTTAACTAGACAAGCGCTACAGAGTTTAATCAGGCGAAACGTCTTGGGGCTCGTTAAACTCTTTAATATCGAATGGAAAGACGCATTAAAC CAATCGGAAACAAACGTGAAAGAGTTCCAGAGGGATCTAGGAAACCAAATAGGCAGTTTCTTTCGTGACAGAAGGGACACTTAA
- the LOC126868576 gene encoding uncharacterized protein LOC126868576 isoform X2 — MIITTILLEGYYLQLNDIYKYNHSRNLDAPTLLHNHYDDHKVLRSRTNYSLDQRTVFRFHLAQMQASSMNLLAAGLSLFCFVHPLHGDPQGFYSTNYEPYNPAFHISDPVHRVAQFPERYDSSSTGKFLPRVAQYTSEATPEKDQFEKPLLLLSYSKGMTETVQPGVYNRYSDFGSDDREEKAKEDRINVEDEDKKSDLDEEAIIEKMRILDRLLSEDSGEKDFDTNVIGDKIISEESKRVVREVKNKKPGLFWSLAKITFEAISDTTSAIKEIATIINNSIAPDSATASTLMKESLKDADSSNMTNVNGTETTTSIPTTTPFVLTRQALQSLIRRNVLGLVKLFNIEWKDALNQSETNVKEFQRDLGNQIGSFFRDRRDT, encoded by the exons ATGATAATTACAACCATCTTACTGGAAGGTTATTACTTACAATTGAACGacatatataagtataatcaCTCGCGTAATTTAGATGCACCGACGTTGCTTCATAACCATTACGACGATCATAAGGTACTACGATCTCGAACCAATTACTCGCTCGATCAACGAACAGTGTTCCGATTTCACTTAGCCCAG ATGCAGGCGTCGTCGATGAATTTATTGGCAGCCGGCTTATCGCTATTTTGCTTCGTGCATCCCCTCCATGGCGACCCTCAAGGATTCTATTCGACGAATTATGAGCCCTACAATCCTGCATTTCACATATCAGACCCGGTGCACCGTGTTGCACAATTTCCTGAACGATACGATTCTTCGAGCACTGGGAAATTTTTACCACGCGTGGCACAGTATACATCTGAGGCCACTCCAGAAAAAGATCAGTTTGAAAAACCTTTGCTCCTGCTGAGTTACTCTAAAGGAATGACAGAAACGGTGCAGCCAGGAGTATATAACAGGTATAGTGATTTTGGATCGGATGATCGTGAAGAGAAAGCGAAAGAAGATAGAATAAACGTTGAAGATGAAGATAAAAAGAGTGACTTGGATGAGGAGGCGATTATAGAAAAGATGAGGATTCTAGATCGACTGTTGTCTGAGGATTCAGGTGAAAAAGATTTTGATACGAATGTAATTGGAGACAAGATCATCTCGGAAGAATCGAAGAGGGTTGTCAGAGAAGTGAAGAATAAGAAGCCGGGATTGTTTTGGTCCTTGGCAAAAATCACGTTCGAG GCAATCAGCGACACGACATCAGCGATCAAGGAGATCGCCACCATCATCAATAACAGCATCGCTCCTGATTCGGCTACTGCTAGTACCCTAATGAAAGAATCCCTAAAGGATGCAGATTCATCGAACATGACCAACGTCAACGGAACAGAAACAACGACATCAATACCCACGACCACGCCCTTTGTCTTAACTAGACAAGCGCTACAGAGTTTAATCAGGCGAAACGTCTTGGGGCTCGTTAAACTCTTTAATATCGAATGGAAAGACGCATTAAAC CAATCGGAAACAAACGTGAAAGAGTTCCAGAGGGATCTAGGAAACCAAATAGGCAGTTTCTTTCGTGACAGAAGGGACACTTAA